A window of Acidobacteriota bacterium contains these coding sequences:
- a CDS encoding aminotransferase class IV has product MKQRQVYVNGEMVPEEEARISIFDSAVLIGDSVIETARTFHHKLFRWPEHRDRLLRSIKAARMTLGMTTEELDRVTRKFLEDNLPTLEDGDEGGVGHLVSRGRMGLVLPPTETTFVMYFYPLSTGLKAKAAYYDKGLHVVTPPTRHMHPLTIDPKIKYRSRLHFSLADAEARLVDPDALPLMLDHQGNLAEGTGWNFFVVNRGEVYTPSERNILQGVSRLTTIELARGLDMTVRETDIQPYHATTADEAFMTSTSLCMMPVTRFNGQSIGDGRPGPCTLRLIERWKEYVDFDFVAHAKRWE; this is encoded by the coding sequence CGGGGAAATGGTTCCGGAAGAGGAAGCCAGGATTTCGATTTTCGACAGCGCGGTCCTGATTGGGGATTCCGTGATCGAGACGGCCCGAACCTTCCATCACAAGCTGTTTCGCTGGCCGGAACACCGTGACCGCCTGCTGCGCTCCATCAAGGCGGCCAGGATGACCCTCGGCATGACGACGGAGGAACTGGATCGGGTGACCCGGAAGTTCCTGGAGGACAACCTGCCGACCCTGGAAGACGGTGACGAAGGCGGCGTGGGGCACCTGGTCAGCCGCGGTCGAATGGGGCTGGTGCTGCCCCCCACCGAGACGACCTTCGTGATGTATTTCTATCCTCTGTCTACGGGCCTCAAGGCAAAGGCGGCCTACTACGACAAGGGACTGCACGTAGTGACGCCACCGACCCGCCACATGCATCCGCTGACCATCGATCCCAAGATCAAGTATCGCAGCCGCCTGCACTTTTCACTGGCCGACGCCGAGGCCCGGCTGGTCGATCCCGATGCCCTCCCCCTGATGCTGGACCACCAGGGAAACCTGGCCGAGGGTACGGGCTGGAATTTCTTCGTGGTGAATCGAGGAGAGGTGTATACCCCCAGCGAGCGGAACATCCTGCAGGGGGTGAGCCGGCTGACCACCATCGAGCTGGCCCGGGGGCTGGACATGACCGTCAGGGAGACCGATATCCAGCCCTACCACGCAACCACCGCCGACGAGGCCTTCATGACTTCCACCTCGCTGTGCATGATGCCGGTCACCCGTTTCAATGGCCAGTCGATCGGAGACGGCAGGCCGGGTCCCTGTACCCTCCGGCTGATAGAGCGCTGGAAGGAGTACGTGGACTTCGACTTTGTCGCCCACGCCAAGCGATGGGAGTAA
- a CDS encoding PQQ-binding-like beta-propeller repeat protein yields the protein MVWRTLPALVVALILLQQSQAGNWPQWRGPTLDGISPEKALPVSWDRQTNITWELVLPEFSGSTPIVWGDSVFLNVADGTDLYLWCVDREKGELKWKRSLGQGNVKMRKQNMSSPSPVTDGHSIFVMTGTGILKGFSLDGELLWARDIQQDYGAFGLNHGYASSPLLHKGDLFIQVLHGMKTDDPSYVLRVDGDNGKTLWKVERPTDAIHESPDSYTTPTLAPAPKGLELVITGGDSATGHDLKTGRELWRVNGFNPTNNRYFRVVASPVVAAGLVYVPTRVKPLMALRPGGRGDVSQSHRVWSFQNGPDVPTPVSDGTYFYSVGDKGIMWCLDARSGKQIWGGQRLRPGTYSSSPVLADGKIYVSNEDGVTSVVEAGPEFKILAENPLDDYCLSSPAISDGQIFIRTAERLFCIGKRRR from the coding sequence ATGGTGTGGAGAACGCTTCCAGCGCTGGTTGTCGCCTTGATTCTTCTACAGCAGTCGCAGGCCGGAAACTGGCCGCAATGGAGGGGCCCCACGCTGGACGGCATCAGCCCCGAGAAAGCCTTGCCCGTCTCCTGGGACAGGCAGACCAACATCACCTGGGAGCTGGTATTGCCCGAATTCAGCGGTTCCACCCCCATAGTCTGGGGCGATTCCGTTTTTCTCAATGTGGCTGACGGCACCGACCTCTACCTGTGGTGCGTCGACCGCGAAAAGGGTGAGCTGAAGTGGAAGAGGAGCCTGGGTCAGGGAAACGTCAAAATGCGCAAGCAGAACATGTCCTCCCCTTCCCCGGTCACCGACGGACATTCGATCTTTGTCATGACCGGAACCGGCATCCTCAAGGGATTTTCCCTGGACGGAGAGCTACTATGGGCCCGCGACATCCAGCAGGACTACGGAGCGTTCGGACTGAACCACGGCTACGCCTCCTCTCCGCTGCTGCACAAGGGCGACCTCTTCATCCAGGTCCTCCACGGAATGAAGACCGACGATCCCTCCTACGTCCTGCGAGTCGACGGCGACAACGGCAAGACCTTATGGAAGGTGGAACGGCCCACCGACGCCATCCATGAATCGCCCGATTCCTACACCACTCCGACCCTGGCCCCCGCCCCCAAGGGCCTGGAACTGGTGATCACCGGGGGAGACAGCGCCACCGGCCATGACCTGAAAACGGGACGGGAGCTATGGCGGGTGAACGGGTTCAATCCCACCAACAACCGTTACTTTCGGGTGGTTGCCTCGCCGGTGGTGGCCGCCGGCCTGGTCTATGTGCCCACCCGGGTGAAGCCCTTGATGGCCCTTCGACCGGGCGGCCGCGGAGACGTCAGCCAGAGCCATCGCGTCTGGTCGTTCCAGAACGGCCCCGACGTTCCCACTCCGGTCTCCGACGGCACCTACTTCTACTCCGTCGGCGACAAGGGGATCATGTGGTGCCTGGATGCCAGGAGCGGAAAGCAGATCTGGGGAGGGCAGCGGCTCAGACCGGGAACCTACAGCTCCTCGCCGGTGTTGGCCGACGGCAAGATCTACGTGAGCAACGAGGACGGGGTGACGAGCGTGGTCGAGGCGGGGCCCGAATTCAAGATCCTGGCCGAAAACCCGCTGGACGACTACTGCCTCAGTTCTCCGGCCATTTCCGACGGCCAGATCTTCATCAGGACGGCCGAGCGCCTCTTCTGCATCGGGAAGCGCCGCCGCTGA
- a CDS encoding Hsp20/alpha crystallin family protein, translating to MLALSRRLFNDFPSFDRQVDRFFNDAWNRDIRLLPSFRAFRPELDAFERDGSHVYRLALPGVDPADVDLSVVDGRLTVQVERKEPGDVKQDDWRVRGFSYGSYEQTLLLPKGTDLERIEASFHNGVLEVTVPLVPAALPKKIEVKALGGRKLKATA from the coding sequence ATGTTAGCACTTTCAAGAAGGCTGTTTAACGACTTTCCCTCATTCGATCGGCAGGTGGATCGATTCTTCAACGATGCCTGGAACCGGGACATCCGGCTCCTGCCGAGCTTCAGAGCCTTTCGTCCGGAGCTCGACGCCTTCGAGAGGGACGGAAGCCACGTCTACCGGCTGGCTCTGCCGGGCGTGGATCCCGCGGATGTCGATCTCTCGGTGGTTGACGGAAGGCTGACGGTGCAGGTGGAGCGGAAGGAGCCGGGCGACGTCAAGCAGGACGACTGGCGCGTGCGGGGCTTCTCTTACGGCAGCTATGAGCAGACGCTGCTCTTGCCCAAGGGAACCGACCTGGAAAGGATCGAAGCGTCCTTCCACAACGGGGTCCTGGAAGTCACGGTGCCCCTGGTTCCGGCCGCCCTGCCCAAGAAGATCGAGGTGAAGGCGCTCGGCGGCAGAAAGCTGAAAGCCACCGCCTGA
- a CDS encoding integrase core domain-containing protein, which yields MSDDFQNEPAFLGIESSPAFVREPEGNGCIERFFRTLKEQLLWARHFQSIPELVRALEESRALYNQHWLIERLGFEPPVQARQRLALQPAA from the coding sequence ATGAGCGACGACTTCCAGAACGAACCGGCCTTCCTGGGGATCGAGTCTTCGCCGGCATTCGTTCGCGAGCCGGAAGGCAACGGCTGTATTGAACGTTTCTTCAGGACGCTCAAGGAGCAACTGCTGTGGGCCCGGCACTTCCAGTCCATACCGGAACTGGTTCGGGCTTTGGAAGAGTCTCGCGCTCTCTACAACCAGCACTGGTTGATTGAGCGTCTGGGATTCGAGCCTCCGGTTCAGGCAAGACAACGCCTTGCCTTGCAACCGGCTGCTTGA
- a CDS encoding IS3 family transposase, translating to MSRTPSPSTGKPYGLARVAAVRDLPCSTYYSRRHRRAYPIEFRKRGPRTAWSDEALSERIREQIAASTFRGEGHRKVWARLRVAGVRTSKARVLRLLRQAQLLAPQRQAEPAVDNPHSGTITTDRPNRKWGIDATATIILEDGQVTVFAAVDHCTAECVGIHAVKRTTRFEPLKPLRQGVHEHFGGFQAGAARGSNSATIMPRSS from the coding sequence ATGAGCCGGACCCCCTCGCCCTCCACCGGAAAGCCCTATGGTCTGGCCCGCGTGGCGGCAGTGAGGGACCTGCCATGCTCGACCTATTATTCCCGGCGTCATCGACGGGCTTACCCCATCGAGTTCCGCAAGCGGGGGCCGCGAACGGCCTGGAGCGATGAGGCGCTTAGTGAGCGGATCCGGGAGCAGATCGCCGCTTCAACGTTTCGTGGGGAAGGTCACCGCAAGGTGTGGGCACGCCTGCGGGTCGCGGGAGTGCGGACCTCCAAGGCCCGGGTGCTGCGCCTGCTGCGGCAGGCCCAGTTGCTGGCGCCCCAGCGGCAAGCTGAGCCTGCGGTGGACAATCCCCATAGCGGAACCATCACCACCGATCGTCCCAACCGGAAGTGGGGCATCGACGCCACGGCAACAATCATCCTCGAGGACGGCCAGGTGACGGTCTTCGCCGCGGTGGATCATTGCACGGCCGAGTGCGTGGGCATTCATGCCGTCAAGCGCACCACCCGCTTCGAGCCCTTGAAACCCCTTCGCCAGGGCGTCCATGAACACTTCGGAGGGTTTCAGGCCGGCGCCGCCCGCGGCTCCAACTCCGCCACCATCATGCCTCGCAGTTCATGA